From the Actinopolymorpha singaporensis genome, the window CACCACCGCCTCGAGCGCACGGCGGCGGGTGCTGGTGGTCGGCGCCGGAGTGGTCGGGCTGACCTGTGCGGTGGCGCTGGCCGAGGACGGGTTCGAGGTCAACGTCGTGGCGCGCGACCTTCCGCCGGAGACGACGTCCGCGGTGGCCGCCGCGCTGTGGTTCCCCTACCGCGCGCTCCCCCAGGACCGGGTGACGGCCTGGGCCGCCGCGTCGTACGACAGGTTCACCCGGCTGGCACGCGAGGAGGAGTCGGCCGGGGTCGACCTGGTTCCCGGCGCCGAACTCGTCCGTACGACGAGCAGCGAACCCTGGTGGGCCGCGGCGGTGCCGGGCCTGCGCCCGCTGAGCGAGCCGCCCGACGGGTACGCCGGCGGCTGGGAGTTCGAAGCGCCCGTGGTGGACACCGGCATCTACCTGCCCTGGCTGGTCGCCCGGCTGACCGCGCTCGGCGGCACGCTCACCCGGCAGGCGCTGCCCGCCCTCCCCGACAACGCCCCGATCCTGGTCAACTGCACCGGGCTGGCCGCCCGCGCGCTCGCCCGGGACCGCTCGGTGACGCCGGTTCGCGGTCAGCTCGTCGTCCTGGACCAGGTCGGGGTCACCCGCTGGTGGGCCGACGACACCGATCCCGGCCGCCCGCTGTACGTCGTACCCCGGCGCCGTTCGGTGGTCGTCGGCGGCACCGCCGAACCCGGCGACTGGGACACCCGGCCCCGGCCGGAGACCACCCGGGACCTGCTCGCGGCCGCGGCGCGGCTGGAGCCCGCGCTGGCCCGTGCGCGGGTGCTCCGCGAACGCGTGGGGCTGCGGCCGGCCCGACCGGCCGTGCGGGTCGAAGCCCAGGCGAGCGAGCCCGGTCGGCTGGTGGTGCACTGCTACGGCCACGGCGGCTCCGGCGTCACCGTGTCCTGGGGCTGCGCGGCCGAGGTCGTCGGGCTGGTCCGCGCCCACGTCGGCTGACCCGCTCGGCCACTCGCCCGTCGCGGCCTCCGTCGCGGCGGTCGGCCACGGCTCGATCCCGCGCCCCTACTTACTCCTCTACTCGTCCGGGCGCAGCAGGACGTGGGTGTCCACCGGACGGAACCCGATCCGGCCGTACATCCGGTGCCGGTGCGGCTCGGCGCTGAGCCACACCGCGCGCGGACGCAGGCCGAGGGCGTACCTCGCCGCGGCCGCCGAGATCGCCGAGCCGATGCCGCGGTCACGCCACTCGGGCAGGACGCCGACCGCCGAGATGTACGCCGTACCGGCCACCTCCCGGACCTGGGCACAGGCGACGGCCACACCGTCGACCCGGCCGACCAGGAGGTGGTAGGTGGGCGAGGCGAGGACGCCGGGCGTCACCAGCGGGCCGAGCCCCGCTCCGTAGACACCGAGGAACTCCTCCGCGCTGTCCGGCGCGCCGACGGTGAGGCCGGCGACCGGCACGGCCGCCGCGAGCCGGGCGACGCTGCCCAGGACCAGGACGGGAAGCTCCAGCCACGACCGGAACCCGCGCCGGGTGAACTCGGGTTGGCCGGCGTACCTCGCGCGGGTGGTCACCACCCACTGCCCGCGGGTCATCGCATGCGCGTCCAGCCACTCGATCGCCTGGTCCAGCGCGGACGCCGACGGCGGCCCCATCGCCTTGGCCTGGGTCGCCCACGGCTGGTCGATCGGGTAGCTCACGCAGGCGATGCCGGCCACCACGGCGCTCGCGCCGCTGTCGG encodes:
- a CDS encoding FAD-dependent oxidoreductase, which encodes MATGPEQVTEQATESGSAQVTEPLPATTASSARRRVLVVGAGVVGLTCAVALAEDGFEVNVVARDLPPETTSAVAAALWFPYRALPQDRVTAWAAASYDRFTRLAREEESAGVDLVPGAELVRTTSSEPWWAAAVPGLRPLSEPPDGYAGGWEFEAPVVDTGIYLPWLVARLTALGGTLTRQALPALPDNAPILVNCTGLAARALARDRSVTPVRGQLVVLDQVGVTRWWADDTDPGRPLYVVPRRRSVVVGGTAEPGDWDTRPRPETTRDLLAAAARLEPALARARVLRERVGLRPARPAVRVEAQASEPGRLVVHCYGHGGSGVTVSWGCAAEVVGLVRAHVG
- a CDS encoding GNAT family N-acetyltransferase, which codes for MTDLSDLLARAEAALADVPADSGASAVVAGIACVSYPIDQPWATQAKAMGPPSASALDQAIEWLDAHAMTRGQWVVTTRARYAGQPEFTRRGFRSWLELPVLVLGSVARLAAAVPVAGLTVGAPDSAEEFLGVYGAGLGPLVTPGVLASPTYHLLVGRVDGVAVACAQVREVAGTAYISAVGVLPEWRDRGIGSAISAAAARYALGLRPRAVWLSAEPHRHRMYGRIGFRPVDTHVLLRPDE